In the Paenibacillus sp. FSL H7-0357 genome, one interval contains:
- a CDS encoding allophanate hydrolase yields MTISTLKTMYKNGKLTPLALMEDIIRQAEQEKESNIWITPPSLAHIQPYLDKLEQMNPDEYPLWGIPFAIKDNIDLADVTTTAGCPAYSYQPEKSADIITRLVKAGAIPIGKTNLDQFATGLVGTRSPFGETHNALKPELISGGSSSGSAVAVARGQAVFSLGTDTAGSGRVPAALNDLVGYKSNIGDWPTRGVVPACATLDCVTVFASTLDDVYLVDAVARSKQPGGNGKDKYEIIASVKPQKLLLPKEPLYFYGEFKDAYRTAWEAAVRRLELCGIPIEYVDCSLFNKTSSLLYDGPWVAERWSDLGEFVENHPGDIFEVTEQILRSSLVKGYDAASVFTALHELREYKEQADLLLKDAVLVMPTCGGTWTREQVAVSPVSTNSDMGHYTNHCNLLDLNAVALPSDYAGEQLPFGITMFAMRGQENMLKGAAGEFMKTEAIELAVCGLHMRGFPLEKQLLDCDASFIRSDRTAPCYRLIRLNSVPAKPGLIRSEQGSSIAVEVWRIPIGRLGEFIRLVPAPLGIGRIKLEDDSEITGFICEPYAEINGEDITGYGGWAAAELDRFQSDTPATG; encoded by the coding sequence ATGACGATCAGCACATTGAAGACGATGTACAAAAACGGCAAACTAACACCTCTGGCATTAATGGAGGACATTATCAGGCAGGCCGAGCAAGAGAAAGAGAGCAACATCTGGATCACCCCTCCTTCGTTAGCTCATATCCAGCCTTATCTGGACAAGCTTGAACAGATGAATCCGGATGAATATCCGCTGTGGGGCATCCCTTTTGCCATCAAGGATAATATCGACTTGGCAGACGTAACTACAACAGCCGGCTGCCCCGCTTACTCCTATCAACCTGAGAAGAGTGCAGACATCATCACCAGGCTGGTGAAAGCAGGAGCTATTCCTATAGGAAAAACGAATCTGGATCAATTCGCGACCGGCCTTGTCGGTACACGCAGCCCGTTTGGAGAAACGCATAACGCGCTTAAGCCCGAGCTGATCAGCGGTGGCTCCAGTAGCGGTTCTGCCGTAGCCGTCGCAAGAGGACAAGCCGTCTTCTCGCTTGGAACCGACACTGCCGGGTCGGGACGCGTGCCGGCGGCGCTTAATGACCTGGTAGGCTACAAATCAAATATCGGCGATTGGCCTACCCGGGGTGTGGTGCCGGCCTGTGCCACCCTGGATTGCGTAACGGTATTCGCAAGCACACTGGACGATGTTTATCTTGTGGATGCTGTCGCCCGCAGCAAGCAGCCGGGCGGCAATGGCAAAGACAAATATGAAATCATCGCTTCCGTGAAACCTCAAAAGCTGCTGCTTCCTAAAGAACCTCTATACTTTTACGGCGAGTTCAAAGATGCCTACCGCACGGCATGGGAAGCGGCGGTACGGCGCTTGGAATTGTGCGGAATTCCTATAGAATATGTGGATTGCAGTCTGTTCAACAAGACCTCAAGTCTTCTATACGACGGTCCTTGGGTTGCCGAACGCTGGTCCGACCTTGGAGAATTCGTCGAAAACCACCCCGGGGACATTTTTGAGGTTACCGAACAGATTCTGCGCTCCTCGCTGGTGAAGGGCTACGATGCAGCTTCTGTCTTCACAGCACTCCATGAGCTTCGTGAATACAAAGAACAAGCTGATTTGCTCTTGAAGGACGCTGTACTCGTAATGCCGACCTGCGGCGGGACCTGGACGAGAGAACAGGTTGCAGTTTCCCCGGTATCCACCAATAGCGACATGGGCCATTATACTAACCATTGTAATCTGCTTGATTTAAATGCTGTCGCTTTGCCTTCCGACTATGCAGGGGAGCAGCTGCCTTTTGGCATTACGATGTTTGCCATGAGAGGCCAAGAAAACATGCTGAAAGGTGCGGCTGGCGAATTTATGAAGACCGAAGCCATCGAGCTTGCCGTCTGCGGTCTGCACATGCGGGGTTTCCCGCTAGAGAAGCAACTGCTCGACTGTGACGCTTCCTTCATCCGTTCCGACCGGACAGCTCCCTGCTACCGGCTGATTCGTCTTAACTCCGTCCCTGCCAAGCCTGGACTGATTCGTTCTGAGCAAGGAAGCTCCATTGCCGTTGAAGTGTGGAGAATTCCGATTGGCCGGCTTGGCGAATTCATCCGGCTGGTGCCAGCACCGCTTGGAATCGGCAGAATCAAGCTGGAGGACGACAGTGAGATCACCGGATTTATATGTGAGCCTTATGCCGAGATAAACGGCGAGGATATTACAGGATACGGCGGGTGGGCAGCTGCGGAGCTAGACAGGTTCCAGAGTGATACCCCTGCTACAGGCTGA
- a CDS encoding urea amidolyase associated protein UAAP1 encodes MNAIWSETMHPGGKWSGIVGRGKLIRLTALEAGANVSMLMYHARDLSERYNMPDTLKAQHTAHLTRGNVLMSDNGRALASILHDDLGWHDPLGGYTTRAGTDSKYGVSCYQESRNGWLRSGQENLAVELVRNGLGERDISPVVNWFSKVVCDEEGNMRFADNHCAAGTTVTLRLEMDVLLIFSNTPHPLDPQGDYPSVPVKIEVLPAVQVDAGDYCVNFRPENRRAFDNTWTYYALQN; translated from the coding sequence ATGAATGCGATTTGGAGTGAAACGATGCATCCGGGAGGCAAGTGGTCCGGCATTGTTGGCAGAGGGAAGCTGATTCGTCTGACGGCACTCGAAGCGGGCGCCAATGTCTCAATGCTGATGTATCATGCACGAGATTTGTCTGAGCGTTACAATATGCCCGATACACTGAAGGCGCAGCATACTGCTCACTTAACCAGGGGCAATGTGCTTATGAGCGATAACGGAAGGGCGCTGGCCAGCATTCTGCATGATGATTTGGGCTGGCATGATCCGCTGGGTGGTTACACGACAAGGGCAGGCACGGACAGCAAATACGGAGTCAGCTGCTACCAGGAAAGCCGCAATGGCTGGCTGCGCAGCGGCCAGGAGAATCTGGCGGTTGAGCTTGTAAGGAATGGCTTGGGTGAGCGCGATATCTCACCTGTGGTGAACTGGTTCTCCAAGGTTGTCTGCGATGAGGAAGGGAATATGCGGTTTGCTGACAATCACTGTGCTGCCGGAACAACGGTGACACTTCGCCTGGAGATGGATGTACTCCTGATCTTTTCCAATACGCCGCATCCTCTCGATCCGCAGGGGGATTATCCATCTGTGCCTGTCAAGATTGAGGTGCTTCCTGCCGTGCAGGTGGATGCAGGGGACTATTGCGTCAATTTCCGGCCGGAGAACCGCCGCGCTTTTGACAACACATGGACGTATTACGCTCTGCAAAACTAG
- a CDS encoding urea amidolyase associated protein UAAP2: MLKAFHRVESTRKPEAAVYDQVIPAGEGWMYALQPGQVLRIVDLEGNQAADTLLYDANNPEDHYSAVRTINSQSNIYLTTGSTLLAESGKELASIVADTCGRHDTLGGSCSSQSNTIRYAHEKGHMHNCRDTFMLELAKHPEGHRYAKRDLSPNINFFMNVPVTPEGGLTFEDGVSGPGCYVELQSSCHAMVLISNCPQLNNPCNAYNPTPVHVLIWNE, from the coding sequence ATGTTAAAGGCATTTCATCGTGTGGAAAGCACCCGTAAACCGGAGGCTGCTGTTTATGATCAGGTCATTCCGGCCGGAGAAGGCTGGATGTATGCGCTGCAACCGGGACAGGTGCTAAGAATCGTGGATTTGGAAGGAAACCAGGCCGCAGATACGCTGCTGTATGATGCGAACAATCCGGAAGATCATTACAGCGCTGTACGGACGATTAACTCACAGAGCAATATTTATTTAACTACAGGCTCAACTCTGTTGGCGGAATCCGGCAAGGAGCTTGCCTCCATAGTAGCCGATACCTGCGGACGACATGACACCTTGGGCGGTTCCTGCTCTTCCCAGAGCAATACAATCCGGTATGCGCATGAGAAGGGCCACATGCATAATTGCCGGGATACGTTTATGCTGGAGCTTGCTAAACATCCGGAAGGCCACCGTTATGCAAAAAGAGACCTGTCTCCAAACATTAACTTTTTCATGAATGTGCCTGTAACGCCTGAAGGCGGATTAACGTTTGAGGATGGCGTGTCGGGACCGGGGTGTTATGTAGAGCTCCAATCCAGCTGCCATGCCATGGTGCTGATCAGCAATTGCCCCCAATTGAACAATCCATGCAACGCCTATAATCCTACGCCGGTCCATGTGCTTATTTGGAACGAATAG
- a CDS encoding TetR/AcrR family transcriptional regulator, which yields MDAALEVSARKPLHKVTMKDIVRQTGLSQGGVYKYFANIEEVWFALSDRFDLEIDFKGFLTQLFAARLSPDQTLRAIFTFIGQEITASMESGYSKLAFELNAIYASQPELVKKQLAEQAAEAEAESGHGYNYFFQQLMNYCAEGEAKGQFRPLVPLTDILMLIQVTVDGIIRDATLELCFAGDELPAELSVRQSVDRLMDSLYISTMTLLGGF from the coding sequence TTGGATGCAGCGCTGGAGGTTAGTGCGCGTAAACCGCTGCATAAAGTAACAATGAAGGATATCGTGAGGCAGACCGGACTAAGCCAAGGGGGCGTATATAAGTATTTTGCCAATATTGAAGAGGTGTGGTTTGCGTTGTCCGACCGTTTTGATCTTGAGATAGATTTCAAAGGTTTTTTAACGCAGCTTTTTGCGGCCCGCCTTTCACCTGACCAGACCCTTCGCGCAATCTTTACCTTCATCGGGCAAGAGATTACGGCTTCTATGGAGAGTGGCTACAGCAAATTGGCCTTTGAGCTAAATGCAATCTATGCCAGTCAGCCGGAGCTGGTTAAGAAGCAGCTTGCTGAGCAGGCTGCGGAAGCAGAAGCCGAGTCCGGGCACGGCTACAATTATTTCTTTCAGCAATTGATGAATTATTGTGCAGAAGGTGAAGCTAAAGGCCAGTTCCGGCCCCTTGTTCCCTTAACCGACATTCTGATGCTCATTCAGGTAACTGTGGATGGAATCATCCGCGATGCCACGCTGGAGCTGTGTTTTGCCGGTGATGAGCTCCCTGCTGAATTAAGTGTGCGGCAGAGTGTGGATCGGCTGATGGATAGCTTGTACATTTCTACAATGACCTTATTAGGAGGCTTTTAA
- a CDS encoding sensor domain-containing protein: MRKPSALKSWLLLILSLPKGIAAFVIAVTGICAGLPLLIVGIGLPLLAATFTLCRWMMAKEEQAVTEWMQGEKQPLQAEDSRSIVDWKDWRSMLSMLLNRKSWRGILYSIAQLPVGIAGFTLAVTLPAVVIAIILSPAAYKLSKVLSLSFDLYSFDGTMNLFLPWLNVYQRSWVAAAIGIVLALLLPMTIRGLGRLYSAWIRGIAGDFTYGVKPASINKEAGSRV, encoded by the coding sequence ATGCGTAAACCAAGTGCGCTGAAGTCCTGGCTCCTGCTTATCCTGTCCCTTCCGAAGGGGATCGCAGCGTTTGTAATTGCCGTTACAGGCATATGTGCCGGCTTGCCGCTGCTTATTGTAGGGATTGGGCTGCCTTTGCTGGCTGCAACATTTACCCTATGCCGCTGGATGATGGCCAAGGAGGAGCAGGCGGTAACAGAGTGGATGCAGGGAGAAAAGCAACCGCTCCAAGCTGAGGACTCCCGATCCATTGTGGATTGGAAGGATTGGCGTTCCATGCTGTCTATGCTTTTAAATCGTAAGAGCTGGCGGGGGATCCTCTATAGTATAGCCCAGCTTCCCGTAGGCATTGCCGGGTTTACCCTTGCTGTCACGCTTCCCGCCGTTGTTATTGCGATTATATTGTCACCGGCAGCTTACAAGTTAAGCAAGGTCTTATCCCTTTCCTTTGATCTGTATTCCTTTGACGGGACGATGAATCTGTTCTTGCCGTGGCTTAATGTATATCAGCGTTCCTGGGTAGCGGCTGCAATCGGCATAGTGCTGGCCCTGTTGCTGCCTATGACCATAAGAGGGTTGGGGAGATTATATTCCGCCTGGATTCGGGGGATAGCCGGTGACTTCACCTATGGAGTGAAACCTGCGTCTATTAACAAGGAAGCAGGGTCGAGAGTATAG